One Salvia miltiorrhiza cultivar Shanhuang (shh) chromosome 6, IMPLAD_Smil_shh, whole genome shotgun sequence genomic window, ATACTTCTACAAATGTCTTAGGAGTACGTTCACAAGACATGCAATTTATTTATGTGCTTGCGGGTTGGGAAGGCTCAGCAGCTGATGGAAGGGTGCTTCGAGATGCTTTAAGTAGAAGAAATGGATTACCAATACAAGATGGTAAATTAGCTATCACTTTTAAtgttaatatttaatatatatatcaattatatacttaatatatatattttttaaaataaggtTATTACTATTTAGTCGATGCGGGCTACACAAATGGGAAAGGCTTTCTAGCACCTTTTAGAGGTCAAAGATATCATCTTACTGAATGGAGGTCTGGACGTCAACCAACAACTCCAGAAGAATATTTTAATATGAAGCACTCTTCGGCAAGAAATATCATTGAAAGGTGCTTTGGAATGCTAAAGATGCGTTGGGATATCATCAGAAATCCAAATTTTTATCCAATCAAGCAACAAGGCAGAATTATAATGGCATGTTGTCTTCTTCAGAATCACATTAGAGATCATATGCCAGTTGATCCTATTGAAACTCATTACAATGACAATCTTCAAAATGAAGATCAAGATGCTATTGAATTAGATGGGGAGCCAATCACTTCAGTTGAACCAACTCAAGAATGGACAGATTGGAGATATAACTTAGCTAGTCAAATGTTTAATCAATGGATGCAAAATAGACATGTTGCTTAATTGTAGTATTGCATCATTTTATTTGTTAcatgtttcaattttttttatttttattttttggtttggGAGGCTGATTATTAAAAGAATGAATGAATGGTACTGCAATTATTAGCTACgtgcaattttatttttttccttctttttctaAAGATATATAATATGATTATGTACAAATTATGTTGGATTTTGATGGTTGTTACATTGTGATCTTGGGATTAATATGTGGTCTTGTTTTTTGTCTTCCCGTTAATTTTTGTAAAGTGAAGAAGAAGCAATACATATTTGTTGGTCTTACTATTTATGGTCAAAAGATAGTTTGATATGTTGATGGGGGTGGGGGTTTGTGGGGCCTTTTTCCTCTGTTCACctttaaaacaaattaataatgTTGTGGGGAGAGGTTTCTTCATTGTGGTTTTGGAGCTAGGCCAATTAAGACGAATTATAATTAGCAACTATGTAGTTTTTGGAATTGAACTGTATATTAATTGCTTCTTCATTTTTACTATTGACTTGATTACTTTCTTatagtatttctattatattatttctTCATGTTTAAcagataaaatattttttagatgGCTCATCGTGGAAAAGGAGCTAATCATGTATGGACTATCGAAGAAGACGCGAAGCTTGTAGAATCCATTGTTGAGTTGAAAAGAAGTGGAAATTGGGATGGTGAAAGTGGAAGTGGATTGAAAAAAGGGTATCAAAAAGAGCTAGAAAAAATATTGCAAGAAAAGTTACCTGGTCACTGTCTTAAAGAAAAACCACATATCGAATCTAGATGCAAGTTATTAAAAAAACAATATCATGCTATATATGATGTGCTTGCTAATGGAGAATTAAGTGGATTTGGTTGGGACGAGGATAGAAAGTGTGTTACTGCAAGTGCAGACGTGTGGGATGATTACTTGAaggtaattatttttatattcaccttttaaattttatttatttactacttATTATGTGATTATACTTTTTGTAGAGCCATCCAGATTGCACTTTCATGAGAAACAAGCCTTTTCCTTATTATGATCAACTAGCACTTGTTTGGGGCAAAGATAGAGCTAATGGGATAAATGCTGAAGCGCCAATTGATGTGATTGAAGACTTAGAGAGAGATCAAAATATGGATGGAGCAGTTGAAGAATCTGATGACGACAGTGTTCGTATTATACCACCAAGAACCACATCTCGAGGTGAAGGAACTTCAAAAAAGTCCGAacgaaagagaagaagaagttcAGATGGTTTAATTGTAAGTTTAGAGCGTATGACGAATACATTGACTGCTCAGATGGATAAGTCTGATGATCAAACAGCCAAGTATATGGAAAGTTTTGTTGGAGTTGAACAAGAAAGGAAGGATAATCGGCGTAAGCTTAACGGGGAACTAcaaaaaattgaagttttaaCGAATTCACAGAGACAAAAGGCTGCAATGAAACTTGTTCGAGATCCAGATTTATTGGATTACTTTTTCACTCTTGATGATGATTCACAAAAAGAGATATTTCTAATAGAATTACTTGGATAGACTAGTTTTATATTATTTGTCACCTAGAATTCATTCTTTACTTAAGTCATTGACTACTTACATTTtgttttaatctttttttttcatttttaatcaattaaatgcaatttatagttttttttattcatatacatgttcttaatttaataatatatgtaaAGTAAATATGGGGGAGGCGATGGCCAGAAGAATTTGTTTGTTGCTTCATTTTTCTGCAACTACTTTGCAAGTATATCGTTTGGAATTGGACCTTTGGTGATGAAATTCGTGATTCAATatatttcaagtttatttttagttaaatgaaaaaataagaagaatttAGAACTTGGATTTAGCATAGCAGAAGTGTTTACTGGTAATTACACATTGTACTGATAACGCAAAGATTCAGCATTTTTTTCGTGTcaacgaaaaaaaataaaattatgaaatatgtcGCATGTATCTCAATAATTAAGAATATTGTTGATATTGGAAAAGTGATATGAGATATTTTTAATGTCTGTTAatagtaatttaattattactttttgtAGTTGGTAAATTTGaatcaaatataaaattcaGAATCCCTGGCAGTTTCTTTGTACTTTCCAAACATAGGATAAGTAAAATATCAGGAATCATATTTCCAGGAATCACATTCCCAGGAATCACATTCCCTAACAACATTACTTTCCTGCCAAACAAACAGGCCCTAAGAGTCAGGTTTTGCCGAAATCTCAAAGAAATTAAGGATAAAGAAATCAGTAATTTTGCATTGTGTAGTTGTGGTGGAAATGGATAAAAACAACATCTTTGAGATTCTTGTTGTCTCCTAAATTCATGGTCTACGTGAACTAAgagagatttttattttatcattctgtaattttacatttattttatttaataatttattatttcatttaatatttctaataataattctctctctcaaaatgaatttttttaataaatgatagaattttttttatcttttctttttcatctattttttgcatttcgtttttatttaaaacctattatttgatttattatactaaatatacaggtaaatatttgatttatgaaattGTGTTCTTTTAGAAATAAAAACACAACTTCATTCTATCCATTTTATTTCAAAtctcatattgatttttttatgaaacttcatcaattcaaaatctatataaaacGATAAATTTTGTACAACCACTTCAGTTTTTCAGTAGACTTCGTCAATTGAAagtctaaataaaattatacagATTCATTTTTCATTAGATTCCACTATAAGATGATATATAGAATTTGTACAGTTCATTAAAAACAATAGTCGGATTTAAATTAGCATGTATTAATATACATTTGAGACCAAAAACCTAATTAGCgagaatttatatatatttactattaATGATTATTTTGTAATGTTCTGATTTTATTGACACAAATGACcaactattatatatatatatatatatatacatatatatatatatatacatatatatattataaatgatcTTGTAATTAATGGGTAATACTCACTACGCCAGattcgctcatagataacggattttgtCCGTTATCTATGTGAGAAAACATCCGTAATATATAATGGTGTAATGTATGTGgatttcatacataacggagatttaagcgttatctattctattatacataacggatataatccgttatctatagtattatatccgttatctattctattatacataacgattgtttatatatacgtaacggattatatccgttatctatagtattatacataacggattatatccgttatctatagtattatatccgttatctattctattatacataacgattgtttatatatacgtaacggattatatccgttatctatagtattatacataacgtttcaaaccgtcatgaaaatttaatattcactgttatgtacacacctatacataacggtttttttatattaataacgtttggtaatccgttatgtataacgttTTTGACCATAATTAGATTTCTATTTCtccgttatctattaatttatacataacaatataaatgataaaaccaacaataataatattatatatcatccaaaatatttaattttatattattatcataaaaaagaattcatacaagatttgaatatagtcaaaattcaacaactgttctatctatactattatgccttacaaaaatactaaacatattaaatatgcaactagctagccatatggtacaacttttcttgtgaattcacaagtcTCTTCAGCTCAACGTACGACTCATTTAATCCACCACAAACCTGCCACAAAATCATACAAAGAGCCAACCAAGAATCACAATATAGAGCATCATGATAAACACTTAAAAAGCATATGAAAGTGATTGGTAAAATGGACAAAACCTATCAAGTTACTAAGCACTAAAAACTTCTCCATTTCACATTTTTTAGGAAATATTACTAAACACTAAAAGTACCCAAAATTGATGCAAGAACTCAGTAGGAATAAGCAAATATGACAGTGATGTGAGTTCCATATAAGTTggcaatttttattaaactggTCTAATGTTATCACATCACTCGTATTATCTTTCAAATACACAATCATATACTATATTCTTAATACTAAAAAGTAAATGCCCCTGAGATAAACATATTACATACTATCTACCCTACACACAATTTGGTCGAGGGAGACGAACCTGGAGTGTTAGAGCACTTGTATGCTTAGTCACCAGGATATTGCACAAGTTCGCTTCATAATCCACTGTTGAATTAACGAAAAGAAGAATCCACATGAATTTATGTTCCTTTCCAAGTGCGACAACTAAGTTAAATATATCAGGTTCCATTACAAACACAGCCAAACTACAACAGCAATCGGTGCCATATAAAGCATCAAATTCATGGAGTTAAGCTTTTCCCTGCAATGACGAGTGAGCTTATTAAAAGCTGGTAGTCAGCTATGCTTTGAGAAAGAGAAGATGAATTCAAACATAGAGCAACAATTATCAAAGTAAGGATACaacaaatattatttctattaagACAATCAACTAGACTATATATTGCTTCAACCGGTATAGACTTTACTGCcaaaagattttttttaggtAGAAGTCatacaagaaaagcaaaaacaaTAGTCAAGAAAATATTTAGCAGATATTATGATTAGTTACTTATCCTTCACTGGAAAGAAGAGCCCCACTTGAAGGCTGAATAAAATATGGAGGTCTTAGTTTAGTCCTTTCTAGTTCATGATGGATCAGTTTCAAAGAAGGCACTAGTAGAAAAATATGCTTAACTTAAAGCTTTCATAGAATAACTCACACGTTGCCTTTCAATGGTAGATTTCCTCAATGCGCTATCTGATTCAGTACCAAATCTTTTACTTGGTGCTGCACTCAAAAGTTCCTGCATAACAGCTTACAAGCACAATCAGAATGGTAAAGAacgtaattttttatttggttAATAAAGTAACAGAATAAGCATCGAACCGCCATTTTAAATTGCACTTACTTGATGACCATTCTCCCCTTCCTGTATATCAAGAGGAGAAAAGGAATAAGAACCAAATGCTGAGACAGTTCCTAAGTACAATTGAGCTGAAATACTAACATGAGTAGTTGAAGGTAACTGCCCAGATAGTTTCCCTGAAGGATTATTCATTAAAGCCTGTCGACGGAGAACCTGATCTGCTGTCTCCATGTCAGAAATTTTCTCTTCAAGCCTAAAAGATAGAAGATTAATGAATATACCATGAGGCCAAATAAACACAATCTAttgatttcattaatttttttcaccTGTGAGAAAGAACCAATATTATCTCTTCTAAGGACTTAAAAAGAATAAACTACATGGAAATAATGAGCTAATTGTCCGATAACTGATTCAAGAGTAGAAAAAAAGTTATATATCAACCTCTGCATTTCGGTCTTCAGCTTAATTATCTCTGTCTCTGCCTCCATAGCTAGCTTGTTCGACTCTTCATACTTCTTCTCTCCTTCATCTACTTTCTTTTCCAGAGAACTCACTAAACTCTGAACCAACCATTCAGGATTCGCCACAGCCTATCATGAGTTACGAAACATATATTTCACCAAGAGATAGTTAAAGCAGACCTCAAATGTTACCTTCAGCTTTTCATTTTCAGCTGTTAATTTCCATACATGATGCTGATGCTCATGAAAAATGCAAGTGAATTTGTACTAACCTCAATAGAGGCCTAGCATCTTAGCTCGGTCACATGGCTGGGATCAAGTTCGGACACATCCTTGTTAGCTTCACGGTCTTCTGCCACATACTCCTGATAATAGGGGAAAAATAAGAAATCGCTATAGAAATGGAATCAACTGGAGGAAGATGCAAATGGAATCAATCTGAAA contains:
- the LOC130990694 gene encoding uncharacterized protein At2g29880-like; this translates as MAHRGKGANHVWTIEEDAKLVESIVELKRSGNWDGESGSGLKKGYQKELEKILQEKLPGHCLKEKPHIESRCKLLKKQYHAIYDVLANGELSGFGWDEDRKCVTASADVWDDYLKSHPDCTFMRNKPFPYYDQLALVWGKDRANGINAEAPIDVIEDLERDQNMDGAVEESDDDSVRIIPPRTTSRGEGTSKKSERKRRRSSDGLIVSLERMTNTLTAQMDKSDDQTAKYMESFVGVEQERKDNRRKLNGELQKIEVLTNSQRQKAAMKLVRDPDLLDYFFTLDDDSQKEIFLIELLG
- the LOC130990099 gene encoding myosin-7-like — encoded protein: MEAETEIIKLKTEMQRLEEKISDMETADQVLRRQALMNNPSGKLSGQLPSTTHEGENGHQELLSAAPSKRFGTESDSALRKSTIERQRGKA